The following are encoded in a window of Pseudomonas multiresinivorans genomic DNA:
- a CDS encoding GGDEF and EAL domain-containing protein: protein MLGLLGWQLHQEFRGQERFERERVVLHGEQMAQRISLTLELKAVAAQALLQQEQDREHGDVHAPLIAGLKHIYPSFHSLVRLDASGAPLRDSASSFKDAAFIEALRQRSRQQSYHYAFSEENGGHFYVWLKATEPGEGDSVIRLDEKIARRGWAAQIRPESPDWILVDDVQQKVLGRSSGYRPGPLSAASPLEQAQSLDGLEIQNTDWQLHPQFDDRQIRATLLPRLGGELALLLVLAGIAGAALLRLQREQQNLRALTMESQQSLRQAAQALGAIDERVLVTRADGRLAYLNPQAEQLFGIAAGKAGEHHLLELLPGLGGLLNGADASSDNGSELVRVNDTGQARLFAVSHHSLDDNPLAAEQTWVLRGNLPQGGQVWVLRDVTEEQQALHILEETRRRYQDIFDGVGVALCVLDLSALRQSLVDLNLRRQSDLRDWIASQPERLPWLLRQAKITEINNVAKRLMRVSNTEQAWQVLIGSAGMRPDGVRSKVLEAVLHGQGMVELEACINTRQGEQRHLWLQLRVPEMIQDFHAVTLSLSDITSRKQVELSLIEREKFWSDAVRAVPDTLYIHDIAARRVIFTNHNLGYQLGYTGDELRDMGERFWEKVLHPDDVEYYWRVRNLQQVVGDGLLLDSQLRWRHRDGSWHWFDIREQALTRDAAGRVARLIGVAKDITDTVEAHNSLRESGRRYRMLAESISDVILSTDAQVQLNYISPSIQQVFGYSPEWVLANGFQQVAANPAQLERLDELLNRVQGAIGEPKRLAELREDTEPQLFSLDCLHADGHKIPVELRIALMWDDHGRFEGLLGVARDVSQQRRAEREMRMAATVFEHSTAAIMVTDPAGYIVQINDSFSRLTGYSAEEVLDQLPRLLTADRQEANQLKHVLESLRKSGSWEGEILQKRKSGELYPSWVGITAVHDEEGDLVSFVCFFSDISERKASERRIHRLAYYDALTHLPNRTLFQDRLHTALLQAERHQQWVVLMFLDLDRFKPINDSLGHAAGDRMLKEVAERLSHCVSDDDTVARMGGDEFTLLLPGQKDREKALRQAIQVAEQILSSLARPFTLEGREFFVTASIGVALSPQDGAELSQLMKNADTAMYHAKEMGKNNFQFYQAEMNARALERLELESDLRRAIEQEEFVLHYQPQFTGDGRRLTGAEALLRWQHPKRGLIPPAEFIPVLEELGLVAQVGDWLLEQACLQLRAWHRDKVRVPKISVNLSARQFADGQLGERIAGILEDTGIAPACLELELTESILMSDVSQAMQILQGLKRLGLAIAVDDFGTGYSSLNYLKQFPIDVLKIDRSFVDGLPHGEQDAQIARAIIAMAHSLNLMVIAEGVETHDQLEFLREHGCDEVQGFLFGRPVPADQFAALFASNALFLLG, encoded by the coding sequence ATGCTCGGCCTGCTGGGCTGGCAGTTGCACCAGGAGTTCCGCGGCCAGGAGCGCTTCGAGCGTGAGCGGGTGGTGCTGCACGGCGAACAGATGGCCCAGCGGATCTCCCTGACCCTGGAACTCAAGGCCGTGGCGGCACAGGCCCTGCTGCAGCAGGAACAGGACCGCGAGCACGGCGATGTCCACGCACCGCTGATCGCCGGCCTGAAGCACATCTACCCGTCCTTCCACAGCCTGGTCCGGCTGGACGCCAGCGGCGCGCCGCTGCGCGACTCCGCCAGCAGCTTCAAGGACGCGGCGTTCATCGAGGCCCTGCGTCAGCGCAGCCGGCAGCAGAGCTATCACTATGCCTTCAGCGAGGAAAATGGCGGCCACTTCTATGTCTGGCTGAAGGCCACCGAACCAGGCGAAGGCGACAGCGTCATCCGCCTCGACGAAAAGATCGCCCGGCGCGGCTGGGCGGCACAGATCCGCCCCGAATCGCCGGACTGGATCCTGGTCGATGACGTCCAGCAGAAGGTTCTCGGCCGCTCCAGCGGTTACCGCCCCGGCCCCCTGTCCGCCGCCTCGCCGCTGGAGCAGGCGCAGAGCCTGGACGGCCTGGAGATCCAGAACACCGACTGGCAGCTGCACCCGCAATTCGACGACCGGCAGATCCGCGCCACCCTGCTGCCGCGCCTGGGCGGCGAGCTGGCGCTGCTGCTGGTGCTGGCCGGCATCGCCGGCGCCGCCCTGCTGCGCCTGCAACGCGAACAGCAGAACCTGCGCGCGCTGACCATGGAGTCGCAGCAGAGCCTGCGCCAGGCCGCCCAGGCCCTGGGCGCCATCGACGAGCGCGTCCTGGTGACCCGCGCCGACGGCCGCCTCGCCTACCTCAACCCGCAGGCCGAGCAACTGTTCGGCATCGCCGCCGGCAAGGCCGGCGAGCATCACCTGCTGGAGCTGCTGCCGGGCCTGGGTGGCCTGCTCAACGGCGCCGATGCCTCGTCCGACAACGGCTCCGAACTGGTCCGCGTCAACGATACCGGCCAGGCACGCCTGTTCGCCGTCAGCCATCACTCGCTGGACGACAACCCGCTGGCTGCGGAGCAGACCTGGGTCCTGCGTGGCAACCTGCCCCAGGGCGGGCAGGTCTGGGTGCTGCGCGACGTCACCGAGGAGCAGCAGGCGCTGCATATCCTCGAAGAGACTCGCCGGCGCTATCAGGACATCTTCGACGGCGTCGGCGTCGCCCTCTGCGTGCTTGACCTTTCGGCCCTGCGCCAGAGCCTGGTGGACCTCAACCTGCGTCGGCAGAGCGACCTGCGCGACTGGATCGCCTCGCAACCCGAACGCCTGCCCTGGCTGTTGCGCCAGGCGAAGATCACCGAGATCAACAACGTCGCCAAGCGCCTGATGCGCGTGAGCAACACCGAGCAGGCCTGGCAGGTGCTGATCGGCAGTGCCGGCATGCGCCCGGACGGCGTGCGCAGCAAGGTGCTCGAAGCCGTGCTGCATGGCCAGGGCATGGTCGAACTGGAAGCCTGCATCAACACCCGGCAGGGCGAGCAGCGCCACCTGTGGCTGCAATTGCGCGTGCCGGAAATGATCCAGGACTTCCACGCGGTCACCCTGAGCCTGTCGGACATCACCAGCCGCAAGCAGGTCGAACTGTCGCTGATCGAGCGCGAGAAATTCTGGTCCGACGCAGTGCGCGCGGTGCCCGACACCCTGTACATCCACGACATCGCCGCGCGCCGGGTGATCTTCACCAACCACAATCTCGGCTACCAGCTGGGCTACACCGGCGACGAACTTCGCGACATGGGCGAGCGCTTCTGGGAAAAGGTGCTGCACCCGGATGACGTCGAGTACTACTGGCGCGTGCGCAACCTGCAGCAGGTAGTAGGCGATGGCCTGCTGCTGGACAGCCAGCTGCGCTGGCGCCACCGCGACGGTTCCTGGCACTGGTTCGATATCCGCGAGCAGGCCCTGACCCGCGACGCCGCCGGCCGCGTGGCCCGCCTGATCGGCGTGGCCAAGGACATCACCGACACCGTCGAGGCGCACAACTCCCTGCGCGAGAGCGGCCGCCGCTACCGCATGCTCGCCGAGAGCATCAGCGACGTAATTCTCTCCACCGACGCCCAGGTCCAGCTCAACTACATCAGCCCGTCGATCCAGCAGGTGTTCGGCTACAGCCCCGAATGGGTGCTGGCCAACGGCTTCCAGCAGGTCGCGGCCAACCCGGCGCAGCTGGAGCGCCTGGACGAACTACTGAACCGGGTGCAGGGCGCTATCGGCGAACCCAAGCGCCTGGCCGAGCTGCGCGAGGACACCGAGCCGCAGCTGTTCAGCCTCGACTGCCTGCACGCCGACGGCCACAAGATTCCGGTGGAACTGCGCATCGCCCTGATGTGGGACGACCACGGCCGCTTCGAAGGCCTGCTCGGCGTTGCCCGCGATGTCAGTCAGCAGCGCCGCGCCGAGCGCGAGATGCGCATGGCGGCAACGGTGTTCGAGCACTCCACGGCGGCGATCATGGTTACCGACCCGGCCGGCTACATCGTGCAGATCAACGACTCCTTCAGCCGCCTCACCGGCTACTCCGCCGAGGAAGTACTGGACCAGCTGCCGCGCCTGCTCACCGCCGACCGCCAGGAAGCCAACCAGCTCAAGCATGTGCTGGAAAGCCTGCGCAAGAGCGGCAGTTGGGAAGGCGAAATCCTGCAGAAGCGCAAGAGTGGCGAGCTGTACCCGAGCTGGGTCGGCATCACCGCGGTGCATGACGAGGAAGGCGACCTGGTCAGCTTCGTCTGCTTCTTCAGCGACATCAGCGAACGCAAGGCCAGCGAGCGGCGCATCCACCGCCTGGCGTACTACGACGCCCTGACCCACCTGCCCAACCGCACGCTGTTCCAGGACCGCCTGCACACCGCCCTGCTGCAGGCCGAACGGCACCAGCAGTGGGTCGTGCTGATGTTCCTCGACCTCGACCGCTTCAAGCCGATCAACGACTCCCTCGGCCACGCCGCGGGCGATCGCATGCTCAAGGAAGTGGCCGAACGCCTCAGCCATTGCGTCAGCGACGACGACACCGTGGCGCGCATGGGCGGCGACGAGTTCACCCTGCTGCTGCCCGGCCAGAAGGACCGCGAGAAGGCGCTCCGGCAGGCGATCCAGGTCGCCGAGCAGATTCTGTCCAGCCTCGCCCGCCCCTTCACCCTGGAAGGCCGCGAGTTCTTCGTCACCGCCAGCATCGGCGTGGCGCTCTCGCCGCAGGACGGCGCCGAACTCAGCCAACTGATGAAGAACGCCGACACGGCGATGTACCACGCCAAGGAAATGGGCAAGAACAACTTCCAGTTCTACCAGGCCGAGATGAACGCCCGGGCGCTGGAGCGACTGGAACTGGAAAGCGACCTGCGCCGGGCCATCGAGCAGGAAGAGTTCGTCCTCCACTACCAGCCGCAATTCACCGGCGACGGACGCCGCCTGACCGGCGCCGAGGCGCTGCTGCGCTGGCAGCATCCCAAGCGCGGGCTGATCCCGCCGGCAGAGTTCATCCCGGTACTGGAAGAACTCGGCCTGGTCGCCCAGGTGGGCGACTGGCTGCTGGAACAGGCCTGCCTGCAGCTGCGCGCCTGGCACCGCGACAAGGTGCGGGTGCCGAAGATTTCCGTGAACCTCTCGGCCCGGCAGTTCGCCGACGGCCAGTTGGGCGAGCGCATCGCCGGCATCCTCGAGGACACCGGCATCGCCCCGGCGTGCCTGGAACTGGAACTGACCGAAAGCATCCTGATGAGCGATGTTTCCCAGGCGATGCAGATACTTCAGGGCCTGAAGCGCCTGGGCCTGGCGATTGCGGTAGACGACTTCGGCACCGGCTATTCCTCGCTCAACTACTTGAAGCAGTTCCCCATCGACGTGCTGAAGATCGACCGCAGCTTCGTCGACGGCCTGCCCCACGGCGAGCAGGACGCGCAGATCGCCCGCGCCATCATCGCCATGGCCCACAGCCTGAACCTGATGGTGATTGCCGAAGGCGTCGAGACGCACGACCAACTGGAGTTCCTGCGCGAGCACGGCTGCGACGAGGTGCAGGGCTTCCTCTTCGGCCGCCCGGTGCCGGCCGACCAGTTCGCCGCGCTGTTCGCCAGCAATGCGTTGTTCCTCCTCGGCTGA
- the glyA gene encoding serine hydroxymethyltransferase: MFSRDLTLARYDAELFAAMEQEAQRQEEHIELIASENYTSPAVMEAQGSVLTNKYAEGYPGKRYYGGCEYVDVVEQLAIDRAKELFGADYANVQPHAGSQANAAVYLALLSAGDTILGMSLAHGGHLTHGASVSSSGKLYNAVQYGITDAGLIDYDEVERLAVEHKPKMIVAGFSAYSQVLDFARFRAIADKVGAYLFVDMAHVAGLVAAGVYPNPVPFADVVTTTTHKTLRGPRGGLILARKNEEIEKKLNSAVFPGAQGGPLEHVIAAKAVCFKEALQPEFKAYQQQVLKNAQTMASVFIERGFDVVSGGTQNHLFLLSLIKQDITGKDADAALGRAFITVNKNSVPNDPRSPFVTSGLRIGTPAVTTRGFKEAECRELAGWICDILTNMGDESVVDGVREKVKAICAKFPVYGA; this comes from the coding sequence ATGTTCAGCCGTGATTTGACCCTCGCCCGCTACGATGCCGAACTCTTCGCCGCGATGGAGCAGGAAGCCCAGCGCCAGGAAGAGCACATCGAGCTCATCGCCTCCGAGAACTACACCAGCCCGGCGGTGATGGAAGCCCAGGGTTCGGTGCTGACCAACAAGTACGCCGAAGGTTACCCGGGCAAGCGCTACTACGGTGGTTGCGAGTACGTCGACGTCGTCGAGCAGCTGGCCATCGACCGCGCCAAGGAGCTGTTCGGCGCCGACTACGCCAACGTCCAGCCGCACGCCGGTTCCCAGGCCAACGCCGCCGTCTACCTGGCCCTGCTGTCGGCCGGTGACACCATCCTGGGCATGAGCCTGGCCCACGGCGGTCACCTGACCCACGGCGCCAGCGTTTCCTCCTCCGGCAAGCTGTACAACGCCGTGCAGTACGGCATCACCGACGCCGGCCTGATCGACTACGACGAAGTCGAGCGCCTGGCCGTCGAGCACAAGCCGAAGATGATCGTCGCCGGCTTCTCCGCCTATTCCCAGGTGCTGGACTTCGCCCGCTTCCGCGCCATCGCCGACAAGGTCGGTGCCTACCTGTTCGTCGACATGGCCCACGTGGCCGGTCTGGTCGCCGCTGGCGTCTACCCGAACCCGGTGCCGTTCGCCGACGTGGTCACCACCACCACCCACAAGACCCTGCGCGGCCCGCGCGGCGGCCTGATCCTCGCTCGCAAGAACGAAGAGATCGAGAAGAAGCTGAACTCCGCCGTCTTCCCGGGCGCCCAGGGTGGCCCGCTGGAGCACGTGATCGCCGCCAAGGCCGTGTGCTTCAAGGAAGCCCTGCAGCCCGAGTTCAAGGCCTACCAGCAGCAGGTCCTGAAGAACGCCCAGACCATGGCCAGCGTGTTCATCGAGCGCGGCTTCGACGTGGTTTCCGGCGGTACCCAGAACCACCTGTTCCTGCTGTCCCTGATCAAGCAGGACATCACCGGTAAAGATGCCGACGCCGCCCTGGGTCGCGCCTTCATCACCGTGAACAAGAACAGCGTGCCAAACGACCCGCGTTCCCCGTTCGTCACCTCCGGCCTGCGTATCGGCACCCCGGCCGTCACCACCCGCGGCTTCAAGGAAGCCGAGTGCCGCGAGCTGGCCGGCTGGATCTGCGACATCCTGACCAACATGGGCGACGAGTCCGTGGTGGACGGCGTGCGCGAGAAGGTCAAGGCCATCTGCGCCAAGTTCCCGGTCTACGGCGCCTAA
- a CDS encoding SecDF P1 head subdomain-containing protein — MKRSIPILLASLLGACAGAPPSAPQHTFDVHALAEKPTATTRTLADPQGKAVLLETHPVLTQRDVQRAELASVADGKPAVRVRFTPEASQRLARLTEEEQGKALAVVIDGQLRLLPKVTRVVTDGQVMLKGFASQAEAETLVRRLNDLRDVPVQPEQKSGGQP, encoded by the coding sequence ATGAAACGCTCTATTCCGATCCTCCTCGCCTCATTGTTGGGCGCCTGCGCCGGTGCACCGCCGTCGGCGCCGCAGCACACCTTCGATGTCCACGCCCTGGCCGAGAAGCCCACGGCCACTACCCGTACCCTGGCTGACCCGCAGGGCAAGGCGGTGCTGCTGGAGACCCATCCCGTCCTTACCCAGCGCGACGTGCAGCGGGCCGAACTGGCCAGCGTGGCCGACGGCAAGCCCGCGGTACGGGTGCGCTTCACCCCCGAAGCCAGCCAGCGCCTGGCCAGGCTGACCGAGGAAGAGCAGGGCAAGGCCCTGGCAGTGGTGATCGACGGGCAACTGCGCCTGCTACCCAAGGTGACGCGGGTGGTGACCGATGGCCAGGTGATGCTCAAGGGGTTTGCCAGCCAGGCGGAGGCGGAGACGCTGGTGCGGCGACTCAACGACTTGCGGGATGTGCCGGTGCAGCCGGAGCAGAAATCAGGCGGGCAGCCCTAG
- a CDS encoding NCS2 family permease, whose amino-acid sequence MLEKLFQLKAHNTNVRTEILAGITTFLTMAYILFVNPSILGETGMDKGAIFVATCLAAAIGSAIMGLIANYPIALAPGMGLNAFFTYTVVLHMGHTWQVALGAVFLSACMFFIISIFRIREWIINSIPLALRSAIAAGIGLFLALIALKESGIVVANQATLVGMGDLAKPAPLLAILGFILIVALEARRVTGAVMIGILVVTFISIAIGVSQFGGVVSMPPSLAPTFLQLDIKGALDIGLFSVIFAFLFVDLFDNSGTLIGVAKRAGLMGKDGHMPKMGRALIADSSAAMVGSLLGTSTTTSYIESAAGVSAGGRTGLTAIVVAVLFLLALFFAPLAGNVPAFATAPALFFVAVLMASGLAEIDWDDLTVAAPVVVTALAMPLTFSIANGIAFGFITWTACKLLSGRFRELNPALVILSILFVIKLGWFNA is encoded by the coding sequence ATGCTGGAAAAGCTGTTCCAACTCAAGGCGCACAACACCAATGTGCGCACCGAGATCCTGGCGGGTATCACCACCTTCCTGACCATGGCCTACATACTTTTCGTCAACCCGAGCATCCTCGGCGAGACCGGCATGGACAAGGGCGCGATCTTCGTAGCGACGTGCCTCGCGGCGGCCATCGGTTCGGCCATCATGGGCCTGATCGCCAACTACCCGATCGCCCTGGCTCCCGGCATGGGCCTGAACGCCTTCTTCACCTACACCGTGGTCCTGCACATGGGCCACACCTGGCAGGTGGCGCTTGGCGCGGTGTTCCTCTCCGCGTGCATGTTCTTCATCATTTCGATCTTCCGCATCCGCGAGTGGATCATCAACAGCATCCCGCTGGCCCTGCGCTCGGCGATCGCCGCCGGCATTGGCCTGTTCCTCGCGCTGATCGCGCTGAAGGAATCGGGCATCGTCGTCGCCAACCAGGCCACCCTGGTGGGCATGGGTGACCTGGCCAAGCCCGCACCGCTGCTGGCGATCCTCGGCTTCATCCTGATCGTCGCCCTGGAAGCCCGCCGCGTGACCGGCGCGGTGATGATCGGCATCCTGGTCGTCACCTTCATCTCCATCGCCATCGGCGTCTCCCAGTTCGGTGGCGTGGTGTCGATGCCGCCGTCCCTGGCGCCGACCTTCCTGCAACTGGATATCAAGGGCGCGCTGGATATCGGCCTGTTCAGCGTGATCTTCGCCTTCCTCTTCGTCGACCTGTTCGACAACTCCGGCACCCTGATCGGCGTGGCCAAGCGCGCCGGCCTGATGGGCAAGGACGGGCACATGCCGAAGATGGGCCGCGCGCTGATCGCCGACAGCTCCGCCGCCATGGTCGGCTCGCTGCTGGGTACTTCCACCACCACCAGCTACATCGAATCGGCGGCGGGAGTTTCCGCCGGTGGTCGCACCGGCCTGACCGCCATCGTAGTCGCCGTGCTGTTCCTGCTGGCGCTGTTCTTCGCGCCGCTGGCGGGCAACGTCCCGGCCTTCGCCACCGCGCCTGCCCTGTTCTTCGTCGCCGTGCTGATGGCCTCCGGCCTGGCCGAGATCGACTGGGACGACCTGACCGTCGCCGCCCCCGTGGTAGTGACCGCGCTGGCCATGCCGCTGACCTTCTCCATCGCCAACGGCATCGCTTTCGGCTTCATCACCTGGACCGCCTGCAAGCTGCTGTCCGGCCGCTTCCGCGAGCTGAACCCGGCGCTGGTCATTCTGTCGATTCTTTTCGTGATCAAGCTGGGCTGGTTCAACGCCTGA
- the trmA gene encoding tRNA (uridine(54)-C5)-methyltransferase TrmA, with protein MSSPRFDPSHYDSQLADKAARLRELLAPFAAPEPEVFDSPREHYRLRAEFRLWREGEARHYAMFEQGDKHTPILIEEFPIASQRINELMPRLKAAWAAPTLGHKLFQVEFLTTLAGDALITLCYHRPVDAAWQAAAENLAAELGVSIVGRSRGKRLVVGRDYVSEELTVAGRTFRYRQPEGAFTQPNGEVCQKMLNWAYEALGQREDDLLELYCGNGNFTLPLATRVRKVLATEISKTSVNAALANLADNAVDNVTLVRLSAEELTQALNEVRPFRRLADVDLKSYEFGSVFVDPPRAGMDPDTCELTRRFDNILYISCNPETLAQNIAQLHDTHQVSRCALFDQFPYTHHMEAGVLLTRR; from the coding sequence ATGAGCAGTCCGCGTTTCGATCCCTCCCACTACGACAGCCAACTGGCCGACAAGGCTGCGCGCCTGCGCGAGCTGCTGGCGCCCTTCGCCGCGCCGGAGCCAGAGGTGTTCGATTCGCCCCGCGAGCATTACCGCCTGCGCGCCGAGTTCCGCCTGTGGCGAGAAGGCGAGGCACGCCACTACGCGATGTTCGAGCAGGGCGACAAGCACACGCCGATCCTGATCGAGGAATTCCCCATCGCCAGCCAGCGCATCAACGAGCTGATGCCGCGCCTGAAGGCCGCCTGGGCCGCGCCGACGCTGGGCCACAAGCTGTTCCAGGTGGAGTTCCTTACCACCCTGGCAGGCGATGCGCTGATCACCCTCTGCTACCACCGCCCGGTGGACGCCGCCTGGCAAGCCGCTGCCGAGAACCTGGCCGCCGAACTGGGCGTGAGCATCGTTGGCCGCTCCCGTGGCAAGCGTCTGGTGGTGGGCCGTGACTACGTGAGTGAAGAGCTGACCGTTGCCGGCCGCACCTTCCGCTACCGCCAGCCGGAGGGCGCCTTCACCCAGCCCAACGGCGAGGTCTGCCAGAAGATGCTCAACTGGGCTTACGAAGCCCTGGGCCAGCGCGAGGACGACCTGCTGGAGCTGTACTGCGGCAACGGCAACTTCACCCTGCCGCTGGCGACCCGTGTGCGCAAGGTGCTGGCCACCGAGATCAGCAAGACCTCGGTGAACGCCGCCCTGGCCAACCTGGCCGACAACGCCGTGGATAACGTCACCCTGGTGCGCCTCTCCGCCGAGGAACTGACCCAGGCGCTCAACGAGGTTCGCCCGTTCCGCCGCCTGGCTGACGTCGACCTGAAGTCCTACGAGTTCGGCAGCGTGTTCGTCGACCCGCCGCGCGCCGGTATGGACCCGGACACCTGCGAACTGACCCGGCGCTTCGACAACATCCTGTACATCTCCTGCAACCCGGAGACCCTGGCGCAGAACATCGCCCAGCTGCACGACACCCACCAGGTCAGCCGCTGCGCCCTGTTCGACCAGTTCCCCTACACGCACCACATGGAAGCCGGCGTGCTGCTGACCCGCCGCTGA
- a CDS encoding DUF4136 domain-containing protein has protein sequence MSRLILPLLFLLLSACAGSDPANISVSPAANGRQSTFFIQAVRAQGHREDLEDRFDLAVRRALEAKGYEFKESSGELRVIYAVGLDSQTGIVQRPVATSAGVMTQTQFTDQEQARLALRILDEATGQVLYQAQVARQLHDPKMTQQAVDEGIARLLKDFPAHQ, from the coding sequence ATGTCCCGCCTGATCCTCCCCCTGCTGTTCCTGCTGCTGAGCGCCTGTGCCGGCAGCGACCCTGCCAACATCAGCGTCTCCCCTGCCGCCAATGGCCGGCAAAGCACCTTCTTCATCCAGGCCGTGCGCGCGCAAGGCCACCGCGAGGATCTGGAGGATCGCTTCGATCTCGCCGTACGCCGCGCGCTGGAAGCCAAGGGCTATGAATTCAAGGAAAGCTCGGGAGAGCTACGGGTGATCTATGCCGTCGGCCTGGACAGCCAGACCGGCATCGTCCAGCGACCGGTGGCGACCAGCGCGGGCGTGATGACCCAGACCCAGTTCACCGATCAGGAACAGGCGCGCCTGGCGCTGAGGATTCTCGACGAGGCTACCGGGCAAGTGCTGTACCAGGCGCAAGTGGCGCGCCAGCTGCACGATCCGAAGATGACCCAGCAGGCCGTGGACGAAGGCATCGCCCGCCTGCTGAAGGATTTCCCCGCGCACCAATGA
- a CDS encoding DUF1883 domain-containing protein, with protein sequence MKFVHQREHLNEGDLVVIECSMTCNIRLMTDAAFRSFKNGGRHVYHGGAFDRFPAKIKVPSTGNWNITIDTVTRRAISVTRKADFKYSIKFVRKSPSNFG encoded by the coding sequence ATGAAGTTCGTCCATCAACGTGAACACCTCAACGAAGGCGATCTGGTCGTCATCGAGTGTTCCATGACCTGCAACATCCGCCTGATGACGGACGCCGCCTTCCGCAGCTTCAAGAACGGCGGCCGCCACGTCTACCACGGCGGCGCGTTCGATCGTTTCCCGGCCAAGATCAAGGTGCCCAGCACCGGCAACTGGAACATCACCATCGACACCGTCACCCGCCGCGCCATCAGTGTTACGCGCAAGGCCGACTTCAAGTACAGCATCAAGTTCGTGCGCAAGTCGCCGTCGAACTTCGGCTGA
- a CDS encoding DUF4345 family protein, with protein sequence MLFARLVLLVQALVWGGLGLLYWIRPYEMANLSGMLLMEPSSVSDARVFYGGHQFALALFLVFALRRRLLVRPALILVILVQLTLTLSRLLIAWTEGGMEWDAQLAGVVYRSVISALAIFALYWLERQSRNRQVVVREEQEPEERKADFEGL encoded by the coding sequence ATGCTCTTCGCCCGTCTCGTCCTGCTGGTCCAGGCTCTGGTCTGGGGTGGCCTGGGACTGCTCTACTGGATTCGCCCCTACGAAATGGCCAACCTCAGCGGCATGCTGCTGATGGAGCCGTCTTCTGTGAGTGACGCCCGCGTGTTCTACGGCGGCCACCAGTTCGCTCTCGCGCTGTTCCTCGTCTTCGCCCTGCGTCGTCGCCTGTTGGTGCGCCCGGCGCTGATCCTGGTAATCCTCGTACAGCTCACCCTGACCCTGTCGCGCCTGCTCATTGCCTGGACCGAAGGCGGCATGGAGTGGGACGCGCAGCTGGCCGGCGTGGTTTACCGCAGCGTGATCTCGGCGTTGGCGATCTTCGCCCTCTATTGGTTGGAGCGGCAGTCGCGCAATCGCCAGGTGGTGGTGCGCGAAGAACAGGAGCCCGAGGAGCGCAAGGCCGACTTCGAGGGGTTGTGA
- the alaC gene encoding alanine transaminase: MTEPRSARRFARIDRLPPYVFNITAELKMAARRRGEDIIDLSMGNPDGATPPHIVEKLCQVAQREDTHGYSTSRGIPRLRRAISHWYRDRYEVEIDPESEAIVTIGSKEGLAHLMLATLDHGDTILVPNPSYPIHIYGAVIAGAQVRSVPLVPGIDFFNELERAIRESIPKPKMMILGFPSNPTAQCVELDFFERVVDLAKRYDVLVVHDLAYADITFDGWKAPSIMQVPGAKDIAVEFFTLSKSYNMAGWRIGFMVGNPELVSALARIKSYHDYGTFTPLQVAAIAALEGDQQCVRDIADQYQKRRDVLVKGLHEAGWMVENPKASMYIWAKIPEPYAHLGSLEFAKKLLKDAKVSVSPGIGFGDYGDDHVRFALIENRDRLRQAVRGIKAMFRADGLLPAKAE, from the coding sequence ATGACTGAACCCCGTTCAGCTCGTCGCTTTGCGCGCATCGATCGTCTGCCCCCCTACGTTTTCAACATCACCGCCGAGCTGAAGATGGCCGCCCGCCGCCGTGGCGAGGACATCATCGACCTGTCCATGGGCAACCCGGACGGGGCCACGCCGCCGCACATCGTCGAGAAACTCTGCCAGGTCGCCCAGCGCGAAGACACCCACGGCTACTCCACCTCCCGTGGCATTCCGCGCCTGCGTCGCGCTATCTCGCATTGGTACCGCGACCGCTACGAGGTCGAGATCGACCCGGAATCCGAGGCCATCGTCACCATCGGCTCCAAGGAAGGCCTGGCGCACCTGATGCTGGCTACCCTGGACCACGGCGACACCATCCTCGTGCCCAACCCCAGCTATCCGATCCACATCTACGGCGCGGTGATCGCCGGCGCGCAGGTGCGCTCGGTGCCGCTGGTGCCGGGGATCGACTTCTTCAACGAGCTGGAGCGGGCGATCCGCGAATCGATTCCCAAACCGAAGATGATGATCCTCGGCTTCCCCTCCAACCCCACTGCGCAGTGCGTAGAGCTGGATTTCTTCGAGCGCGTGGTTGACCTCGCCAAGCGCTACGACGTTCTGGTGGTGCACGACCTGGCCTACGCGGATATCACCTTCGACGGCTGGAAAGCCCCGTCGATCATGCAGGTGCCGGGCGCCAAGGACATCGCGGTGGAGTTCTTCACCCTGTCCAAGAGCTACAACATGGCCGGCTGGCGTATCGGCTTCATGGTCGGCAACCCGGAGCTGGTTTCGGCCCTGGCGCGGATCAAGAGCTACCACGACTACGGCACCTTCACGCCGCTCCAGGTGGCGGCCATCGCTGCGCTGGAAGGCGACCAGCAGTGCGTGCGCGACATCGCCGACCAGTACCAGAAGCGCCGCGATGTGCTGGTCAAGGGATTGCACGAGGCCGGCTGGATGGTGGAGAACCCCAAGGCCTCCATGTACATCTGGGCGAAGATTCCCGAACCCTACGCACACCTGGGCTCGCTGGAGTTCGCCAAGAAACTGCTCAAGGATGCCAAGGTCTCGGTGTCGCCGGGCATCGGCTTCGGCGACTACGGCGATGACCATGTGCGTTTCGCCCTGATCGAGAATCGCGACCGCCTGCGCCAGGCCGTGCGCGGGATCAAGGCGATGTTCCGTGCCGACGGGCTGTTGCCGGCAAAGGCCGAATAA